In the genome of Desulfovibrio desulfuricans, one region contains:
- a CDS encoding Nramp family divalent metal transporter, whose amino-acid sequence MGVKNFWSACTVSGIARSGEEFLKFVGPGLLVTVGFIDPGNWAANLAAGAEYGYSLLWMVTLSTLMLIVLQHNAAHLGIVTGRCMAEAITEYFPCSIGRLVLLSAFGASVMTSMAEILGGAIALRMLFSIPLPIGATLTAVLAAGLLLLNSYNKVEKWIIGFVSLIGIAFLYELWLVPAGWVPQAAVGWVTPSFPHGSMLVIMSVLGAVVMPHNLFLHSEIIQSRQWHLEGEAFIKKRLDYEFFDTLFAMLVGWAINSAMIILAAAVFWVAGQQVTELEQARDLLRPLLGDGASGVFAVALLFAGVASSVTSGMAGGIMTSGMAGEPYNTKDKHSITGIVGSLGCGLVLIWLTSDPFKGLLLSQMALSVQLPITMVSLVALTSSPKVMGKYANGKGTKLLLYVLTGIVTALNLMLLASALG is encoded by the coding sequence ATGGGCGTAAAGAATTTTTGGAGCGCGTGCACGGTGTCGGGCATTGCACGCAGCGGCGAGGAGTTTTTAAAATTTGTCGGGCCGGGTCTGCTGGTGACAGTGGGCTTTATCGACCCCGGAAACTGGGCGGCCAATCTGGCGGCGGGGGCCGAATACGGCTACTCGCTGCTGTGGATGGTGACCCTGTCAACCCTCATGCTTATTGTACTGCAGCACAATGCCGCGCATCTGGGCATTGTGACAGGCAGGTGCATGGCCGAGGCCATAACCGAGTATTTTCCCTGCAGCATCGGGCGGCTGGTGCTGCTCTCCGCCTTTGGCGCTTCGGTCATGACCAGCATGGCCGAGATACTTGGCGGGGCCATTGCCCTACGCATGCTGTTTTCCATCCCCCTGCCCATTGGGGCTACCCTCACCGCTGTGCTGGCGGCAGGTCTGCTGCTGCTCAATTCGTACAACAAGGTGGAAAAGTGGATTATCGGCTTTGTATCGCTGATCGGTATCGCCTTTTTGTACGAATTGTGGCTTGTGCCCGCCGGGTGGGTTCCGCAGGCCGCCGTGGGCTGGGTTACACCCAGTTTTCCCCATGGCTCCATGCTGGTGATCATGAGCGTGCTGGGCGCGGTGGTGATGCCGCACAATCTTTTTTTGCATTCCGAGATCATTCAGAGTCGACAGTGGCACCTTGAGGGCGAAGCCTTTATCAAAAAAAGGCTTGATTACGAGTTTTTTGACACGCTGTTTGCCATGCTGGTGGGCTGGGCCATCAACAGCGCCATGATCATTCTTGCCGCTGCGGTTTTTTGGGTGGCGGGCCAGCAGGTCACCGAGCTGGAACAGGCCAGGGACCTGCTGCGCCCATTGCTGGGCGACGGTGCCTCCGGGGTTTTTGCCGTGGCCCTGCTGTTTGCGGGCGTGGCCTCCTCTGTCACCTCGGGCATGGCCGGGGGCATCATGACCTCTGGCATGGCTGGGGAACCCTACAATACCAAGGATAAACACAGTATCACGGGGATTGTGGGCTCGTTGGGCTGCGGCCTGGTGCTCATCTGGCTGACCAGCGATCCTTTCAAGGGGCTGTTGCTTTCGCAGATGGCGCTTTCGGTGCAGTTGCCCATCACCATGGTTTCGCTTGTGGCGCTGACCTCCTCCCCCAAGGTTATGGGCAAATACGCCAACGGCAAGGGCACAAAACTGCTGCTCTACGTGCTGACCGGCATTGTAACGGCGCTCAATCTTATGCTGCTTGCCAGCGCGCTTGGGTAG
- a CDS encoding ABC transporter substrate-binding protein, with amino-acid sequence MKRLEHLMQSLQQADETPAPGKADLLLYAPCPVKLVVKERIEAIAQTQSPALATHIPMGCTSVDPYDPLYMETDVARLPAVIASIGYGDFWRGEFVRRFVRTGVFESVQPRVLNPLYAEAGLVDPAGAYTIYGVTPYIFLVDHKKLDGLPAPKNWADLTNPRYRGQIVMCGDGDDMADAVLLNQYKDYGEPGVTGLAANIKSFMHSSRMAKVCGSAAPDAGGIFIIPLFFAESTKLPEHVEVVWPEDGAAASPLYLLAKKTERQRLAPMLDFFANGFGDIDSAAWFIPMDGSRPSRLPRHARLKWVGWDFVENNDVNSLRDILALKFRRLQAGAACGS; translated from the coding sequence ATGAAAAGGCTCGAGCATCTCATGCAGTCGTTGCAGCAGGCAGACGAAACCCCAGCCCCCGGCAAGGCGGATCTGCTGCTCTACGCTCCCTGCCCGGTCAAGCTGGTGGTCAAGGAGCGCATAGAAGCCATTGCGCAGACGCAAAGCCCTGCGCTGGCAACTCACATTCCCATGGGCTGCACCTCGGTGGACCCCTACGACCCCCTGTATATGGAGACGGATGTCGCCAGATTGCCTGCAGTTATTGCTTCCATCGGCTATGGCGACTTTTGGCGCGGCGAATTTGTGCGGCGTTTTGTGCGCACAGGCGTTTTTGAAAGCGTGCAGCCCCGGGTGCTCAACCCCCTGTATGCCGAGGCCGGTCTGGTCGACCCGGCGGGGGCCTATACCATCTACGGCGTGACTCCCTATATCTTTCTGGTGGATCATAAAAAGCTGGATGGTCTGCCCGCGCCCAAAAACTGGGCCGACCTGACCAACCCGCGCTACCGTGGGCAAATCGTCATGTGCGGCGACGGCGACGATATGGCCGACGCCGTGCTGCTCAACCAGTACAAGGACTATGGCGAGCCTGGCGTCACAGGGTTGGCCGCAAATATCAAAAGCTTCATGCACTCCTCGCGCATGGCAAAGGTATGCGGCAGCGCCGCGCCCGATGCCGGGGGCATATTCATTATCCCGCTGTTTTTTGCCGAGAGCACCAAACTGCCCGAACATGTGGAAGTCGTCTGGCCCGAGGACGGCGCAGCGGCAAGCCCCCTCTACCTGCTGGCCAAAAAGACGGAAAGACAGCGCCTGGCCCCGATGCTGGACTTTTTTGCCAACGGCTTTGGCGATATTGACAGCGCGGCCTGGTTTATCCCCATGGACGGCTCGCGTCCGTCGCGCCTGCCGCGCCACGCGCGTCTCAAATGGGTGGGCTGGGATTTTGTGGAAAACAACGACGTCAACAGCCTGCGCGACATCCTGGCCCTCAAGTTCCGCCGGTTGCAGGCGGGTGCGGCATGCGGCTCATAA
- a CDS encoding GTP-binding protein encodes MRLITVAGPPSCGKTSLVVKAGASLKSRGVSCAVIKFDCLQSRDDELYGAAGIPVSVALSGGLCPDHFFATNLEEAFAWAVETGAHICIIETAGLCNRCSPHLRGALALCVIDNLMGIDAPEKIGPMLRLADVVAVTKGDLVSQAEREVYRYRIRQMNQRAVIRHVNGLTGQGCAELASIMAVAPDIASVTDMRLRFAMPAAICSYCLSEMRIGARYQKGNVKKADFGGGHGA; translated from the coding sequence ATGCGGCTCATAACCGTGGCGGGGCCGCCCTCGTGCGGTAAGACCTCGCTGGTGGTCAAGGCGGGCGCGAGCCTCAAAAGCCGTGGCGTCAGCTGTGCGGTCATCAAGTTTGACTGCCTGCAAAGCCGCGACGACGAGCTGTACGGGGCGGCGGGCATCCCCGTTTCCGTGGCGCTTTCCGGCGGCCTGTGCCCTGACCATTTTTTTGCCACCAACCTGGAAGAGGCCTTTGCCTGGGCTGTGGAAACCGGGGCGCACATCTGCATCATCGAAACCGCAGGCCTGTGCAACCGCTGCTCGCCGCATCTGCGCGGGGCTCTGGCCCTGTGCGTCATCGACAACCTTATGGGCATAGATGCGCCAGAAAAAATCGGCCCCATGCTGCGGCTGGCAGACGTGGTGGCTGTCACCAAGGGCGACCTGGTTTCGCAGGCCGAGCGCGAGGTGTACCGCTACCGCATCCGGCAGATGAACCAGCGGGCCGTGATCAGGCACGTGAACGGCCTGACCGGGCAGGGCTGCGCCGAGCTGGCCTCCATCATGGCCGTTGCGCCCGATATTGCCTCTGTAACCGACATGCGGCTGCGTTTTGCCATGCCTGCCGCCATCTGCTCGTATTGCCTGAGCGAAATGCGCATTGGCGCGCGTTACCAGAAGGGCAACGTTAAAAAGGCGGACTTTGGAGGCGGCCATGGAGCGTGA
- a CDS encoding ATP-binding cassette domain-containing protein — translation MERENIELALNSLSLTPGRDKRGQPEKMQIQFCPGEITALLGPTGAGKSRFLGDIESLAAGDTPTGRTVLLNGVAPDEDTRFDLQGRLVAQLTQNMNFVLDMGVMDFLRAHALSREVADPEGAALRVFEAANELAGEPFYARTQLTQLSGGQSRALMIADTALLSWSPVLLIDEIENAGVDKRKALELLLASDKIIVMATHDPVLALAADRRLVFKRGAVAAVLARTPAEDALLARLEAMERQWSEVRNALRVGADMSPWADGW, via the coding sequence ATGGAGCGTGAAAATATCGAGCTTGCCCTGAACAGCCTGAGCCTGACCCCAGGGCGCGACAAGAGGGGCCAGCCGGAAAAAATGCAGATACAATTTTGCCCCGGTGAAATTACGGCTCTGTTGGGCCCCACCGGTGCGGGCAAAAGCCGTTTTTTGGGAGATATCGAATCGCTGGCCGCTGGCGACACCCCCACAGGCCGTACCGTGCTGCTCAACGGCGTCGCGCCGGACGAGGATACGCGTTTTGACCTGCAGGGACGGCTGGTGGCCCAGCTGACCCAGAACATGAATTTTGTGCTTGATATGGGCGTGATGGATTTTTTGCGCGCGCATGCCCTGAGCCGCGAGGTGGCAGACCCGGAGGGCGCAGCGCTACGGGTCTTTGAGGCTGCCAACGAGCTTGCTGGCGAGCCATTTTATGCCCGTACCCAGCTCACCCAGCTTTCGGGCGGGCAATCGCGCGCCCTGATGATAGCCGATACGGCCCTGCTAAGCTGGTCGCCCGTGCTGCTCATCGACGAAATAGAAAACGCCGGGGTCGACAAGCGCAAGGCCCTTGAGCTGCTGCTGGCCTCGGACAAAATTATCGTCATGGCCACCCACGACCCTGTTCTGGCCCTGGCGGCGGACCGGCGGCTGGTGTTCAAGCGGGGGGCTGTGGCCGCAGTGCTGGCCCGCACCCCGGCGGAGGACGCCCTGCTGGCCCGGCTGGAAGCCATGGAACGCCAGTGGTCGGAGGTGCGCAACGCCCTGCGCGTCGGGGCGGATATGTCGCCCTGGGCGGACGGCTGGTGA
- the hypE gene encoding hydrogenase expression/formation protein HypE, with translation MDDCLLLDAGSGGRASQRLITQCFMRHFANPLLERMDDAALLTDLTGPLAMSTDSYTVTPLFFAGGSIGSLAVHGTVNDVAMLGARPRYLSCGFILEEGLSLETLERVVADMGAAAREAGVSIVTGDTKVVPRGACDKIFINTTGIGQVFASPAPSGHNARPGDAVLVSGAMGDHGLTVMGSREGLSFLTDVASDSAPLNHMIEDIINTVGEVHVLRDPTRGGLATTLNEIAEQSQVSIVLDEVSVPVHEAVRNGCSFLGMDPLYLANEGKCICIVPEAHAEAALAAMRRSPYGKEAARIGSVAEGKAQVALQTSIGGRRLLGMLEGAQLPRIC, from the coding sequence ATGGACGATTGCCTTCTTCTTGATGCGGGCAGCGGCGGCAGGGCCTCCCAGCGCCTCATTACCCAGTGCTTCATGCGCCATTTTGCCAATCCGCTGCTGGAACGCATGGACGACGCGGCGCTTTTGACCGACCTCACGGGGCCGCTGGCCATGAGTACCGACTCCTACACGGTCACGCCGCTGTTTTTTGCCGGCGGCAGCATCGGCAGCCTTGCCGTGCACGGCACGGTAAACGACGTGGCCATGCTGGGCGCACGCCCACGCTACCTGAGCTGCGGCTTTATTCTTGAAGAAGGCCTGTCCCTCGAAACCCTGGAGCGGGTGGTGGCCGACATGGGCGCAGCCGCCCGCGAGGCCGGGGTGAGCATTGTGACAGGCGACACCAAGGTTGTACCGCGCGGCGCGTGCGACAAAATATTTATCAATACCACCGGCATAGGCCAGGTTTTTGCCTCGCCCGCGCCTTCTGGGCACAATGCCCGGCCCGGCGACGCGGTACTGGTCAGCGGGGCCATGGGCGACCACGGCCTCACCGTCATGGGCAGCCGCGAGGGGCTCTCGTTTCTCACCGACGTGGCCTCCGACTCCGCCCCGCTCAACCATATGATTGAAGACATCATCAACACTGTGGGCGAGGTGCACGTGCTGCGCGACCCCACCCGCGGCGGCCTTGCAACCACCCTCAACGAAATTGCCGAGCAGTCGCAGGTGTCCATCGTGCTTGACGAGGTCAGCGTGCCCGTGCACGAGGCCGTGCGCAACGGCTGCTCCTTTCTTGGCATGGACCCCCTGTATCTGGCCAATGAAGGCAAGTGCATCTGCATCGTGCCCGAGGCCCACGCCGAGGCGGCCCTTGCAGCCATGCGCCGCTCGCCCTACGGCAAGGAGGCCGCGCGCATCGGCTCCGTGGCCGAAGGCAAGGCGCAGGTAGCGCTGCAGACCAGCATAGGCGGCCGCCGCCTGCTGGGCATGCTGGAAGGTGCGCAGCTGCCGCGCATCTGTTAG